One part of the Candidatus Aminicenantes bacterium genome encodes these proteins:
- a CDS encoding triple tyrosine motif-containing protein, which yields MRNLSFTRIASLFLLSAFIGLPLYSQSYLVRTYTENDGLASSTIHDLAQTPDGRIWFATRAGISVYDGRSWTTYSAPGGFPAVSVSKLAVDANGSLWAWGDNPRALLACFRDGRWERQAALAAPGEAIEPVGLVITGPPNRETAILGTLHSGVFLLRDGVWKRIRKSDGLASDRVCGMAADGDTIFAATDRGVTIIRNGTADDSLNRSFPILQKGVLGVLEEKTASGSRLWLAGQTWLARLSGGKFELMAEKLVTHVDDTHPNIVLSPDGTGGVFFGNPYALYHLQAAAREVDLLDMNSGLIAEGATSILLDREMNVWVASLRGLSKISGHRFANFRKVQGLLEDEVTAMARLKDGRIVFGHNSGLTFFDGRSFRPRPFPVQSKGQPTGTRVLDLFVDAAGTIWAAAAGGGLARISPDGSIRWFGREAGLVGQVSSVADAGNGRLLVTSNEGLRLFSGDRSVPMPGAASLPLYLRKIGITLDGRVFATSSSSGIYILGRDGWAQCLSPDSSYANDVFSAVDDGDRLLVGTMAGLYEVKDGRLRLFTRPGLRLERPVYLILREPGGALWFGTDNGAVRWDGRETRTYTIKQGFAGSEVNRSAGLVDGSGRVWIGTNTGVSRYHAEFDFPAGRIPPPLVSIHGIKAGGVWLPADRPLRLSPRRNNLEFEFQAITFVDENAVRYRYLLDGFDARWSDPRPAGEGLIRYTNLPPGHYVFRLRAENALGGWSDPIASPEIDIAAPLARHWWFYLLVGAVFLLLGYAAFQLVTEKRTARNLERQVRDRTAQIRTALEEKNVLLREIHHRVKNNLQIVSSLLSMQARKVKDPESLALFRESMDRIRAMALIHENLYRSESAAAIGAADYIRRLARDLMAAYALRAGNIGLELDVADVPMSPDIAFPCGLIINELVSNSLKHAFPEGRPGTIRIGLREDRGEYILTVADDGVGLPPGVDAEAGGSLGLRLVRKLAGQLGGALAIESGAGAEFIVRFPAGAPLEGEPLAGSP from the coding sequence GTGCGCAATCTAAGCTTTACCCGGATCGCGTCTCTTTTCCTGCTCTCTGCCTTCATCGGGCTTCCCCTTTACAGCCAGAGCTATCTCGTCCGGACCTATACGGAGAACGACGGCCTGGCCAGCTCCACCATCCACGACCTGGCCCAGACTCCGGACGGCCGAATCTGGTTCGCAACCCGGGCCGGGATTTCGGTCTACGACGGGCGCTCTTGGACGACCTATTCCGCCCCCGGGGGATTCCCGGCAGTGTCCGTAAGCAAGTTGGCCGTCGATGCCAACGGCTCTCTATGGGCTTGGGGAGACAACCCGCGCGCCCTCTTGGCTTGCTTCCGGGACGGGCGCTGGGAGCGGCAAGCGGCATTGGCAGCGCCCGGGGAGGCGATTGAACCGGTCGGGCTCGTCATCACCGGGCCGCCGAATCGGGAAACGGCGATCTTGGGGACTCTTCATTCGGGAGTCTTTCTCCTCCGCGACGGCGTTTGGAAACGCATCCGTAAGTCCGACGGCCTAGCCTCCGACCGGGTCTGCGGCATGGCCGCAGATGGCGACACGATCTTCGCCGCCACCGACCGCGGGGTGACCATCATTCGGAATGGGACGGCCGACGACTCCCTGAACAGATCCTTTCCGATCCTTCAGAAGGGAGTTCTCGGCGTCCTCGAAGAGAAAACCGCTTCCGGGAGTCGCCTCTGGCTGGCCGGACAAACCTGGCTGGCTCGGCTGAGCGGAGGCAAGTTCGAGCTTATGGCCGAGAAACTCGTCACCCACGTCGACGACACCCACCCCAACATCGTCCTCTCTCCCGACGGCACGGGCGGCGTCTTTTTCGGGAACCCCTATGCCCTTTACCACTTGCAGGCTGCGGCTCGGGAGGTCGACCTGCTGGATATGAATTCGGGGCTGATCGCCGAGGGGGCGACTTCGATCCTGTTGGACCGGGAAATGAACGTCTGGGTCGCAAGCCTGCGCGGACTGAGCAAGATCTCCGGACATCGCTTCGCCAACTTCCGCAAAGTCCAAGGCCTGTTGGAAGACGAAGTGACGGCTATGGCCCGGTTGAAGGACGGCCGAATTGTCTTCGGCCACAATTCGGGCTTGACCTTTTTTGACGGCCGGAGCTTTCGGCCTCGGCCCTTCCCTGTGCAGAGCAAAGGCCAGCCCACTGGAACCCGCGTCTTGGACCTGTTCGTGGACGCGGCCGGAACGATCTGGGCGGCCGCCGCCGGCGGCGGCCTGGCCCGGATATCCCCCGACGGATCGATCCGCTGGTTCGGCCGGGAAGCGGGATTGGTCGGCCAGGTCAGCTCGGTCGCGGACGCGGGGAACGGCCGGCTGTTGGTCACCTCGAATGAGGGCCTTCGGCTTTTTTCGGGGGACCGCTCCGTTCCGATGCCGGGGGCGGCCTCGTTGCCCCTTTACCTGAGAAAAATCGGAATCACTTTGGACGGGCGTGTATTCGCCACCAGCTCTTCCAGCGGGATTTATATCTTGGGGCGCGACGGCTGGGCACAGTGCTTGAGCCCCGACAGCTCTTACGCGAATGACGTCTTTTCCGCGGTGGATGACGGCGACCGGCTTTTAGTCGGCACGATGGCCGGGCTGTATGAAGTCAAAGACGGGCGGTTGCGGCTGTTCACCAGGCCCGGCCTGCGCCTCGAACGGCCGGTGTACCTCATCCTGCGCGAGCCGGGCGGAGCGCTCTGGTTCGGAACGGATAACGGCGCCGTGCGGTGGGACGGGCGGGAGACCCGCACTTACACCATCAAGCAGGGATTCGCCGGATCCGAGGTCAATCGGTCGGCCGGACTTGTGGACGGCTCCGGCCGCGTTTGGATCGGAACTAATACGGGCGTCTCTCGCTATCACGCTGAGTTCGACTTTCCCGCCGGCCGGATTCCGCCTCCCCTCGTCAGCATCCATGGAATCAAAGCCGGGGGCGTCTGGTTGCCCGCTGATCGGCCGCTGCGGCTGTCGCCGCGCCGGAACAACTTGGAATTCGAGTTCCAGGCCATCACCTTCGTGGACGAGAACGCGGTCCGCTACCGCTACCTGCTGGACGGGTTCGACGCCCGCTGGAGCGACCCCCGGCCGGCCGGCGAGGGGCTGATCCGGTATACCAATTTGCCGCCCGGACATTACGTTTTCCGTCTGCGGGCCGAAAACGCCCTGGGCGGGTGGAGCGATCCCATTGCTTCGCCCGAAATCGACATCGCCGCCCCCCTGGCCCGGCACTGGTGGTTCTACCTCCTGGTGGGCGCCGTCTTTCTCCTGCTCGGCTACGCGGCGTTTCAGCTAGTCACCGAGAAGAGGACGGCCCGAAACCTGGAGCGGCAGGTCCGCGACCGCACCGCCCAGATTCGGACGGCGCTCGAGGAGAAGAACGTTCTTCTTCGGGAGATCCATCACCGGGTCAAGAACAACCTCCAGATCGTCTCCAGCCTGCTCTCGATGCAGGCCCGGAAGGTGAAAGACCCCGAGTCGCTGGCGCTGTTCCGGGAAAGCATGGACCGGATCCGGGCCATGGCCCTGATTCATGAAAACCTGTACCGATCGGAAAGCGCGGCCGCGATCGGAGCCGCTGATTATATCCGACGATTGGCCCGCGACCTGATGGCGGCATACGCCCTCCGGGCGGGCAACATCGGCCTTGAGCTCGACGTCGCGGACGTCCCGATGTCGCCGGACATCGCCTTTCCCTGCGGCCTGATCATCAATGAGCTTGTCTCTAATTCGCTCAAGCACGCCTTTCCGGAAGGCCGTCCGGGAACGATCCGCATCGGCCTGCGGGAGGACCGCGGCGAATACATTCTGACGGTCGCCGACGACGGGGTCGGACTGCCGCCGGGTGTCGACGCGGAGGCGGGCGGATCGCTCGGTTTGCGGCTGGTCCGCAAACTGGCCGGCCAGCTCGGTGGGGCGCTGGCAATCGAGAGCGGTGCGGGGGCCGAGTTTATCGTCCGCTTTCCCGCCGGGGCTCCCTTGGAGGGGGAACCATTGGCGGGTTCCCCCTGA
- a CDS encoding CBS domain-containing protein codes for MAPANIVRESGLPPDPTFVFLSELIGRTVASPEGPIGRLADLKIALGDPFPRAAALVLRRRRKKQLYELDWSDVEYCADRTITLKPGAAGRLRPLEVGRDELLLRDDLLDKQVVDTLGARIERVNDVHLLIVKRDLRVVHVDFGARGLLRRLGWLKSIDRATAWLFAYQIEERMISWKFIQPLLADPVKGSLKLNVTARKIHELHPSDLADIIEELDSVNRSSLFRSLDLQTAALTLEEVDDPKLQASLIDTAPAERASDILEEMAPDEATDMLADMPEEKQRRLIGTMDAPSRRAVLDLLRFKEGTAGSIMTKDFFAVGRGTTVEQAIGEFRKLTCPLESVAYIYVNDPGGRLIGVCTLRHLLVADKDAALGALMNPHLITVEPDEKVDDVTSLFRKYKFLALPVVDGERILQGLITLKDILQEEIEE; via the coding sequence GTGGCCCCCGCGAACATCGTCCGGGAATCCGGCCTGCCCCCAGACCCTACCTTTGTCTTTTTGTCCGAGCTGATCGGGCGGACGGTGGCTTCGCCCGAAGGTCCGATCGGCCGGCTGGCCGATCTCAAGATCGCCTTGGGCGATCCCTTTCCCCGGGCCGCGGCCCTGGTCCTGCGGCGGCGGAGGAAAAAACAATTGTACGAGCTGGACTGGAGCGACGTCGAATACTGCGCGGATCGGACGATCACCCTCAAGCCCGGAGCCGCCGGACGCCTGCGCCCGCTTGAGGTCGGCCGAGACGAGCTCCTGCTGCGCGACGATCTGCTGGACAAGCAGGTTGTCGACACCTTGGGCGCCCGCATCGAGCGGGTCAACGACGTCCATCTCCTGATCGTCAAGCGCGACCTTCGGGTCGTCCATGTCGATTTCGGAGCCCGCGGCCTGCTGCGCCGCTTGGGCTGGCTGAAAAGCATCGACCGGGCCACCGCCTGGCTCTTCGCCTATCAAATCGAAGAGCGCATGATCTCCTGGAAGTTCATCCAGCCCCTGCTGGCCGATCCGGTCAAGGGCAGCCTCAAGCTCAACGTCACCGCCCGCAAGATCCACGAGCTCCATCCGTCCGACCTGGCCGACATCATCGAGGAGCTCGACTCGGTCAACCGCTCGTCGCTGTTCCGGTCCCTCGACCTGCAGACGGCGGCCCTGACCCTGGAAGAAGTCGACGACCCCAAGCTGCAGGCCTCGCTGATCGATACCGCCCCCGCGGAGCGGGCCTCGGACATCCTCGAGGAGATGGCTCCCGACGAGGCGACCGACATGTTAGCCGACATGCCCGAGGAAAAGCAGCGCCGCCTGATCGGAACCATGGACGCCCCCTCGCGGCGGGCGGTGCTGGATCTGCTCCGCTTCAAGGAAGGCACGGCCGGCTCGATCATGACCAAGGATTTTTTCGCCGTCGGCCGCGGCACGACCGTCGAGCAGGCCATCGGCGAATTCCGCAAGCTGACTTGCCCGCTCGAATCGGTGGCCTATATCTATGTCAACGATCCGGGCGGCCGACTGATCGGGGTCTGCACGCTCCGCCACCTGCTCGTCGCCGATAAGGACGCCGCCCTGGGCGCCCTGATGAATCCCCACCTGATCACCGTCGAGCCCGACGAGAAGGTCGACGACGTGACGTCGCTCTTTCGCAAGTACAAGTTCCTGGCCCTGCCCGTCGTGGACGGCGAGCGCATCCTGCAGGGGCTCATCACCCTGAAAGACATCCTGCAGGAAGAAATCGAGGAATAA
- a CDS encoding transposase produces the protein MSEGKTRRRYDRAFKEGAVRLVVENGQTIAGTARDLGITDNMLTRWKKEYLEDQEHAFPGHGRMKPEEAELHHLKRRVADLEQEREILKKALAIFSKHP, from the coding sequence ATGAGCGAAGGGAAGACACGACGGCGGTATGATCGAGCCTTTAAGGAAGGAGCGGTCCGGCTAGTGGTCGAGAACGGGCAGACGATCGCCGGCACGGCCCGCGACCTGGGGATCACCGACAACATGCTGACCCGGTGGAAGAAAGAGTACTTGGAGGACCAGGAACACGCCTTCCCGGGGCATGGCCGGATGAAGCCCGAGGAGGCAGAGCTCCACCATCTCAAACGCCGGGTAGCGGACCTGGAACAGGAACGGGAGATCTTAAAAAAAGCCTTGGCCATCTTCTCCAAACACCCCTGA
- a CDS encoding response regulator, translating to MNQPLLFRPRALIVEDESIVAMEIQDQLEALGWDACGVAATGEEAIRLAAAGRPDLILMDITLRGAMSGIEAAEKILALRAVPIIFLTATVDEKIAARIRALDAEAVFLGKPFAEEELRRETERIRIRLSG from the coding sequence ATGAACCAGCCCCTTCTCTTCCGGCCCCGGGCCCTCATTGTCGAAGACGAATCGATCGTGGCCATGGAGATCCAGGACCAGCTGGAAGCCCTGGGCTGGGATGCGTGCGGCGTCGCCGCGACCGGGGAGGAGGCGATCCGGCTGGCGGCGGCCGGCCGGCCGGATCTGATCCTGATGGACATCACCCTGCGGGGCGCGATGTCCGGGATCGAAGCCGCCGAAAAAATCCTGGCCTTGCGGGCCGTCCCGATCATTTTCCTCACCGCCACCGTGGACGAGAAGATCGCCGCCCGCATCCGGGCCCTGGACGCCGAAGCCGTCTTTCTGGGCAAGCCCTTCGCCGAGGAAGAGCTGCGCCGGGAAACTGAACGGATCCGTATTCGTCTATCGGGTTGA
- a CDS encoding Nramp family divalent metal transporter produces MPRRPFKLRLRGLLLFLAVAGPGIITSNADNDAGGIATYSMAGAHFGNGLLWSLLPIMLALIIVQEMSARMGVITGKGLSDLIRERFGVRITVYLLAALVLTNFGNVIAEFAGVASSLELFSVSKYISVPLAAVIVWLLVVKGSYRSVEKIFLYACVFYVTYLVAGFLAKPDWAVVGRSLITPRFEMSAGSLGMIIGLVGTTIAPWMQFYLQASIVEKNIAVKDYKMSRLDVIVGSVVVTVVAGFIVLTCAATLFKAGVRVETAADAAQALRPLAGRYCAALFAFGLLNASLFAASILPLSTAFVVCEAMGWENGVDRKFSEAPQFYGLYTMLILLGAGIVLLPRIPLFPVMYISQVINGVVLPVILVFMLLLINNKRLMGKHVNGKVYNVVSWGTVAVLGILSLVYLGSLLGVV; encoded by the coding sequence ATGCCCCGACGCCCGTTCAAGCTCCGGCTGCGCGGCCTTTTGCTTTTCCTGGCCGTGGCCGGCCCGGGCATCATCACCTCCAACGCGGACAACGACGCCGGCGGCATCGCCACCTACTCGATGGCCGGAGCCCATTTCGGCAACGGCCTGCTCTGGTCGCTCCTGCCGATCATGCTGGCCTTGATCATCGTCCAGGAGATGAGCGCCCGGATGGGGGTCATCACCGGCAAGGGCCTGTCCGACCTGATCCGGGAACGGTTCGGCGTCCGCATCACGGTCTACCTTCTGGCCGCCCTGGTCCTGACCAATTTCGGCAACGTCATCGCCGAGTTCGCCGGCGTGGCCTCGAGCCTGGAGCTGTTCTCCGTCTCCAAATACATCTCGGTCCCGCTGGCCGCGGTCATCGTCTGGCTATTGGTGGTCAAGGGCAGCTACCGCTCGGTGGAAAAAATCTTTCTCTACGCCTGCGTCTTCTACGTCACCTACCTGGTGGCGGGCTTCCTGGCCAAGCCGGACTGGGCGGTGGTCGGCCGCAGCCTGATCACGCCCCGCTTCGAGATGTCGGCCGGCAGTCTAGGCATGATTATCGGCCTGGTCGGCACCACCATCGCGCCCTGGATGCAGTTCTACCTGCAGGCTTCGATCGTGGAGAAGAACATCGCCGTCAAGGACTACAAGATGTCCCGGCTGGACGTCATCGTCGGCAGCGTCGTCGTCACCGTGGTGGCGGGGTTCATCGTCCTGACCTGCGCCGCGACCCTGTTCAAAGCGGGCGTCCGGGTCGAGACCGCGGCCGACGCGGCCCAGGCCCTGCGGCCGCTGGCCGGACGGTATTGCGCCGCGCTGTTCGCCTTCGGCCTGCTCAACGCCTCGCTCTTCGCCGCCTCGATCCTGCCGTTGTCAACGGCCTTCGTCGTCTGCGAAGCCATGGGCTGGGAGAACGGGGTGGACCGAAAGTTCTCGGAGGCGCCCCAGTTCTACGGCCTCTACACGATGCTCATCCTGCTCGGGGCGGGCATCGTCCTCCTGCCCCGCATCCCTCTCTTCCCGGTCATGTATATCTCCCAAGTCATCAACGGTGTGGTCCTGCCGGTCATTCTGGTCTTCATGCTCTTATTGATCAACAACAAGCGCCTGATGGGGAAGCACGTCAACGGCAAGGTCTATAACGTCGTCTCGTGGGGCACGGTGGCCGTCTTGGGCATTTTGAGCCTGGTCTATCTCGGATCGCTTCTGGGGGTGGTCTGA